A DNA window from Bacillus carboniphilus contains the following coding sequences:
- a CDS encoding CoA transferase subunit A → MKSTIRNKEMSPEDAISLLAESDTLLVGGFGLCGTPFTLIDAIARQTKATNLTVISNNLGESGKGLGKLLQTGHLKKAVGSYFTSNRDAVKAWKNGELEIELIPQGTLAEAIRAGGAGIAGFYIKTAVGTQLAEGKEEKVFNGERYILIEGIRARVALIRAWKADTLGNLIYSKSARNFNPMMATAADLVIAEVDEIVPAGEFNPELVVTPHNYVDVLVTSRYEKLGGVYVERNGSE, encoded by the coding sequence ATGAAAAGCACAATTAGGAATAAAGAAATGAGCCCCGAAGACGCAATATCACTCCTTGCCGAAAGTGACACATTACTAGTGGGGGGATTTGGTCTTTGTGGTACACCCTTTACACTAATTGATGCCATTGCTCGTCAAACAAAGGCCACCAATTTGACAGTCATCAGCAACAATTTGGGTGAATCTGGAAAAGGACTTGGCAAGCTTCTCCAAACAGGTCACTTAAAGAAAGCGGTAGGATCCTATTTTACGTCCAATCGAGATGCCGTCAAAGCATGGAAAAATGGTGAGCTTGAAATTGAATTGATTCCTCAGGGAACACTCGCAGAAGCCATTCGAGCAGGTGGTGCAGGCATTGCTGGATTTTACATTAAAACAGCAGTTGGTACACAGCTTGCTGAGGGAAAAGAAGAAAAGGTTTTTAATGGGGAACGGTACATTTTAATAGAAGGAATTCGTGCGAGAGTGGCACTTATTAGAGCATGGAAAGCCGATACTCTTGGTAATTTAATATATTCGAAGTCTGCAAGAAATTTTAATCCAATGATGGCAACTGCTGCTGATTTAGTCATTGCTGAAGTAGATGAAATTGTCCCGGCGGGTGAATTTAATCCGGAATTAGTGGTGACACCACATAACTATGTCGATGTTTTAGTAACGAGCAGATATGAAAAATTGGGTGGTGTGTACGTTGAAAGAAATGGATCAGAATAA
- a CDS encoding 3-oxoacid CoA-transferase subunit B, which yields MDQNKIRIAKRIAQELESGMVVNLGVGIPTLIPDFLRDDQGVFLQSENGMLGMGPTPPEDEIDMDCISASKLPVTLEDGASIFSSADSFVMIRGGHIDVAVLGALQVSEKGEIANWAVPGKDILGVGGAMDLVPGAKKIIVAITHVTKDGLPKLVHELTYPTSGIRCAELIVTEKGVFSVKDGILLLEEIAEGTSIEEIRESTEATFRVAEHLKQMPV from the coding sequence ATGGATCAGAATAAAATTCGGATTGCCAAACGAATTGCTCAAGAATTGGAAAGCGGAATGGTAGTCAACCTAGGGGTTGGGATACCGACGTTAATACCTGATTTTTTGAGAGATGATCAAGGAGTGTTTTTACAATCAGAAAACGGAATGCTTGGAATGGGTCCAACGCCTCCGGAGGATGAGATTGATATGGACTGTATTAGTGCTAGTAAACTCCCTGTGACATTGGAGGACGGGGCTTCTATTTTCTCGAGTGCTGATTCATTCGTCATGATTCGAGGCGGTCATATTGATGTAGCTGTACTTGGTGCCCTTCAGGTAAGTGAAAAAGGAGAGATAGCGAACTGGGCCGTACCAGGTAAAGATATTTTGGGTGTAGGTGGGGCGATGGATTTAGTACCAGGAGCTAAGAAAATCATAGTCGCTATAACTCATGTTACAAAAGATGGACTCCCCAAACTTGTTCATGAATTAACCTATCCTACCAGTGGAATAAGGTGTGCCGAGTTAATTGTTACAGAGAAAGGTGTTTTTTCAGTAAAGGATGGCATTTTATTATTGGAAGAAATTGCGGAAGGTACCTCGATTGAGGAAATTAGGGAGTCGACTGAAGCTACGTTCCGTGTCGCAGAACACTTAAAGCAAATGCCAGTTTAA
- a CDS encoding acyl-CoA dehydrogenase family protein: MDFRFSEEIEMLRQGVRDFVEHEVEKVAMEIEENDEIPERIVQMSKELGLFGLGIPEEYGGLGLDMVGKCAIYEELGKTHNGYTTLIGAHTGIGSVGIVELGTEEQKKKYLPKMASGDWIGAFALTEPSAGSNAANLKTKAVKKGDKYIINGSKHYITNAVVGNVFTVMAVTDPEKGPKGITSFIVEKDFPGFQLGSVERKMGLRGSHSAELFFEDLEVPAENVLGEEGKGYVNALKILANGRAGLAARNLGSCEKLLDMSMEFAMQREQFGKPIYEQQAVQHMLADMATEIEVLRSITYRVAWMSDQKMRVVKEAAIAKLYGSEVYNRVADLAVQIHGGIGYMRDYPIERYYRDARITKIYEGTSQIQKNIIANELKRERR, from the coding sequence ATGGATTTTAGATTTTCAGAAGAAATTGAAATGCTTCGTCAGGGAGTAAGAGATTTTGTTGAACATGAAGTCGAGAAGGTTGCAATGGAAATTGAGGAAAACGATGAAATCCCGGAACGCATTGTGCAAATGTCAAAAGAGTTAGGGTTATTTGGTTTAGGCATACCGGAAGAGTACGGTGGTCTGGGACTCGATATGGTTGGAAAATGTGCCATCTATGAGGAATTAGGTAAGACACATAACGGCTATACGACTCTAATCGGTGCACATACTGGTATCGGATCGGTTGGGATTGTCGAGCTTGGAACAGAGGAACAAAAGAAAAAGTACTTACCGAAAATGGCCAGTGGCGATTGGATTGGTGCGTTTGCCTTAACGGAGCCAAGTGCGGGCTCTAATGCGGCAAATTTGAAAACGAAAGCCGTTAAAAAGGGTGATAAATATATTATTAACGGTTCAAAGCACTATATTACGAATGCTGTGGTAGGGAATGTATTCACGGTTATGGCTGTGACGGATCCGGAGAAAGGTCCAAAGGGGATTACCTCCTTTATTGTAGAAAAAGATTTCCCTGGTTTTCAACTAGGCTCAGTTGAAAGGAAAATGGGATTGCGTGGGTCTCATTCGGCGGAACTATTTTTTGAAGACCTGGAAGTCCCTGCAGAAAATGTATTAGGAGAAGAAGGAAAGGGTTATGTAAATGCACTGAAAATTTTAGCAAACGGTCGTGCAGGTTTAGCAGCTCGAAATTTAGGTTCATGTGAAAAACTTTTGGATATGAGTATGGAATTTGCCATGCAACGTGAGCAGTTTGGAAAACCCATTTATGAACAACAAGCAGTTCAACATATGTTAGCAGATATGGCCACTGAAATAGAGGTTCTACGCTCCATTACGTATAGAGTTGCCTGGATGAGTGACCAGAAAATGAGAGTTGTGAAAGAAGCAGCTATTGCTAAGTTGTATGGCTCTGAAGTATATAACCGAGTAGCTGATTTAGCCGTACAAATCCATGGAGGCATTGGGTATATGAGAGATTATCCAATTGAAAGATATTATCGAGATGCGCGAATTACGAAAATTTATGAAGGAACAAGCCAAATACAAAAAAATATCATTGCGAACGAATTGAAACGGGAACGCAGGTAG
- a CDS encoding thiolase family protein translates to MKNVVIVDGVRTAIGRMGGALKDVEVDILSEVVMREVLERTGIEGHEVDHVIWGHAKQSSDHPNLARLAALRAEIPVEVPGYTVHRQCASGLQAILNAVQEIMCGNAEIILAGGAESMSTAPYYLRHARYGFGAGNGEILDPNTESQPRAQPIEVYGNLTMGLTAENLADKYKISRTEQDEFALLSQEKAAAAISNGLFKEEIVPVKVKQRRESVIFDQDEHPRKTSLEKLNQLKAVFKDGGSVTAGNASGRNDGASAILVMSEEEALKRGLKPRLRFVSQGAAGVSPDIMGIGPVPSTVKALKQAGLSINDIDLIELNEAFAAQALAVIKELKINIERLNVNGGAIALGHPIGGTGAILMTKLMHEMERRGSRYGLVTLCIGGGQGLSAIVENARL, encoded by the coding sequence ATGAAGAACGTAGTGATTGTAGACGGTGTAAGAACAGCCATCGGACGTATGGGTGGAGCACTAAAGGATGTAGAAGTGGACATTTTGTCTGAAGTCGTTATGAGAGAGGTCTTAGAAAGGACTGGGATTGAAGGGCATGAGGTTGACCATGTGATATGGGGTCACGCCAAGCAAAGCTCTGATCATCCTAATCTAGCAAGATTGGCTGCATTACGTGCTGAGATCCCAGTGGAGGTTCCTGGTTATACCGTACACAGACAATGTGCATCAGGACTACAGGCGATATTAAATGCTGTTCAAGAAATTATGTGCGGGAACGCTGAGATAATACTAGCTGGTGGGGCGGAGAGTATGAGTACAGCGCCATATTATTTAAGGCATGCTAGATATGGATTTGGTGCTGGGAACGGAGAAATACTTGATCCTAATACAGAGAGCCAACCCAGAGCTCAACCAATCGAAGTGTACGGCAATTTAACAATGGGGCTCACAGCTGAAAACCTAGCTGACAAGTATAAGATTAGTCGAACGGAACAAGATGAGTTTGCCTTATTAAGCCAAGAAAAGGCTGCTGCAGCCATCTCTAATGGTCTATTTAAAGAAGAGATTGTTCCTGTAAAAGTAAAACAGAGAAGGGAATCCGTAATCTTTGACCAAGATGAGCACCCTAGAAAAACCTCTTTAGAAAAACTTAACCAGTTAAAAGCTGTATTTAAGGACGGTGGTTCCGTAACAGCTGGAAACGCGAGCGGTCGAAATGATGGAGCTTCAGCTATACTGGTTATGTCTGAGGAAGAAGCATTAAAACGTGGGTTGAAACCACGTTTAAGATTTGTCTCTCAGGGAGCGGCAGGAGTTTCTCCTGACATTATGGGAATTGGCCCTGTGCCATCCACCGTTAAAGCATTAAAACAAGCAGGTTTATCCATCAATGATATAGATCTCATAGAATTAAACGAAGCCTTTGCAGCTCAAGCTTTGGCAGTCATTAAAGAATTGAAAATAAATATAGAACGATTGAATGTCAATGGTGGTGCAATTGCACTTGGACATCCCATTGGAGGAACAGGGGCCATATTAATGACAAAACTCATGCATGAGATGGAGCGTAGAGGTAGCCGATACGGACTCGTCACTTTATGTATTGGTGGTGGCCAAGGACTCTCGGCAATTGTCGAAAATGCAAGGCTGTAG
- a CDS encoding hydroxyacid dehydrogenase, translated as MKKPKILQILSMYHKEGERILAEGADIRKTNETDPEKLAKMVGDVDGIVLRAPARVTKEIIDAAPSLKVISGAGVGLDNIDVKYATQKSVMVLHAPSVNRVSTAEHAVMLIMALSKSLVPFHQAMTQGNYDSRMSLESHELKGKRVGIVGFGSIAKEVTKRLKYGFEMDVTVWVRQFNETKHGLARELGVDITTDIDHLFKTSDFISLHIPYSHETKRFIHKHHFQLMKKTAYLINTARGAIINHTDLFEALETGRIAGAGLDVFDPEPPPKDSPLLTLPNVILTPHVGGTTVESNYLTSTTVAKNVLKTLAGEKPDYIGNPEVLGKMEESNDEKV; from the coding sequence ATGAAGAAACCGAAAATTCTTCAAATTCTATCCATGTATCATAAAGAGGGAGAACGGATTTTAGCAGAAGGTGCGGATATAAGGAAAACGAATGAAACAGACCCCGAGAAACTGGCTAAAATGGTAGGAGATGTGGATGGAATTGTTCTTCGTGCTCCTGCTCGGGTAACAAAGGAAATCATAGATGCTGCTCCTTCCTTAAAGGTCATTTCGGGTGCGGGCGTTGGACTCGATAACATTGATGTAAAATATGCTACACAAAAAAGCGTGATGGTCCTACATGCTCCTTCTGTTAACCGGGTTTCTACAGCTGAGCATGCTGTCATGCTTATCATGGCGCTCAGTAAATCTCTTGTTCCATTTCATCAAGCCATGACACAAGGAAACTATGACTCTAGGATGTCACTAGAGTCTCATGAATTAAAAGGTAAACGAGTTGGAATTGTAGGCTTCGGAAGCATTGCAAAAGAGGTAACAAAGAGGTTAAAGTACGGATTTGAAATGGACGTAACGGTTTGGGTTAGACAATTCAATGAAACTAAGCATGGATTAGCACGTGAACTAGGTGTTGATATCACAACAGACATAGACCATTTATTTAAAACATCAGATTTTATATCCCTCCATATACCTTATTCTCACGAAACAAAACGCTTCATTCATAAACATCACTTTCAGCTTATGAAAAAAACAGCCTACCTGATTAATACGGCTCGTGGCGCGATTATCAATCATACTGATTTATTCGAGGCACTAGAGACGGGGCGAATTGCTGGTGCGGGACTTGATGTCTTTGACCCTGAACCGCCACCCAAAGATTCTCCTCTATTGACTTTACCCAACGTAATTTTGACTCCGCATGTTGGCGGGACCACCGTTGAAAGTAATTACCTAACCTCTACGACTGTTGCTAAAAATGTATTAAAAACATTAGCGGGTGAGAAGCCAGATTATATTGGGAATCCAGAAGTATTAGGCAAAATGGAGGAATCAAATGATGAGAAAGTATAA